A region from the Bacillus sp. Marseille-P3661 genome encodes:
- a CDS encoding LLM class flavin-dependent oxidoreductase, whose protein sequence is MGKRIYLNAFDMNCVGHQSPGLWAHPEDESQRYNDIEYWVELAQLLEKGKIDGLFLADVVGIYDVFEGKPDAAIENAVQVPVNDPMLIISAMSHATKHLGFGVTAAVTYDHPYQLARRMSTLDHITKGRVSWNIVTSYLNSAAKAFGLENQIAHDERYNIADEYLEVCYKLWEGSWEDGAAVRDKEKRVFTDPSKVHAIDHKGKYFNVQGRHLCEPSPQRTPVLFQAGASTKGRAFAAKHAECMFIAGLTPEIVAGCVSKIRDDADKEGRSHEDIKIFSVFTPIVGKTEEEAQAKYEELTQYISYEGALSLLGGWTGIDFSQYDPDQELKYIETQAMQSILEGYTKASPNKKWTVRELAIATGVGGFGPVSIGTPEQIADEMERWIEVTGIDGFNIAYALAPGTMKDFIELVVPILQERGLTQSDYQEGTYREKLFGKTAALPENHVGSSYRINKVALA, encoded by the coding sequence ATGGGTAAACGTATTTATTTAAATGCATTTGACATGAATTGTGTTGGTCATCAATCTCCGGGTTTGTGGGCTCATCCTGAGGATGAATCGCAGCGTTACAATGACATTGAATACTGGGTGGAATTAGCACAGTTATTGGAAAAGGGTAAAATCGATGGACTATTTTTAGCTGATGTCGTGGGAATTTACGATGTATTTGAGGGTAAACCAGATGCGGCAATTGAAAACGCTGTGCAAGTTCCGGTTAATGATCCTATGTTAATTATTTCAGCAATGTCGCATGCAACCAAGCATTTAGGCTTTGGGGTTACTGCTGCGGTAACATATGATCATCCATATCAGCTTGCTCGGAGAATGTCTACATTAGATCATATTACAAAAGGTCGTGTATCTTGGAATATTGTAACCTCATATTTAAACAGTGCGGCGAAAGCTTTTGGCTTAGAAAATCAAATTGCTCATGACGAGCGCTATAATATTGCGGATGAGTATTTAGAGGTTTGTTATAAGCTGTGGGAAGGCAGCTGGGAAGATGGAGCAGCGGTAAGAGATAAGGAAAAGCGAGTGTTTACTGATCCTAGTAAGGTTCATGCTATTGATCATAAAGGGAAATATTTTAATGTTCAAGGCAGACATCTTTGTGAGCCTTCTCCGCAAAGAACGCCAGTATTATTCCAAGCTGGTGCATCTACAAAAGGCCGAGCTTTTGCAGCTAAGCATGCAGAGTGTATGTTTATTGCAGGATTAACGCCGGAAATTGTGGCGGGCTGTGTATCGAAGATCAGGGACGATGCCGATAAGGAAGGGCGCAGCCATGAAGATATTAAAATATTCTCAGTATTTACACCAATTGTCGGTAAAACAGAAGAAGAAGCTCAAGCAAAGTATGAGGAGTTAACACAATATATTAGTTATGAAGGGGCTCTTTCATTATTAGGCGGCTGGACTGGAATTGATTTCTCACAATATGATCCTGACCAAGAGCTAAAATATATTGAAACGCAAGCTATGCAGTCCATTCTTGAAGGCTATACTAAGGCAAGTCCAAATAAAAAATGGACGGTTCGTGAGCTTGCAATTGCTACAGGTGTTGGGGGTTTTGGTCCTGTTTCAATTGGAACACCTGAGCAAATCGCAGATGAAATGGAGCGCTGGATTGAGGTAACAGGTATTGATGGCTTTAATATTGCCTATGCTCTTGCGCCTGGTACTATGAAAGACTTTATTGAATTAGTTGTTCCAATATTGCAAGAAAGAGGGTTAACGCAATCTGATTACCAAGAAGGTACGTATCGTGAGAAGTTATTTGGTAAAACAGCTGCATTACCAGAAAACCATGTAGGTTCAAGCTACAGAATTAATAAAGTAGCGCTAGCATAA
- a CDS encoding DUF6254 family protein encodes MTQSKRQAERQWTKRKQAQNPHGKVKSFEQLANETGNNNSNQ; translated from the coding sequence ATGACTCAATCTAAACGACAAGCAGAACGCCAATGGACTAAGAGAAAACAAGCTCAAAATCCGCATGGCAAAGTAAAATCGTTTGAACAATTAGCCAATGAAACAGGCAATAACAACTCCAATCAATAA